One genomic region from Pyrobaculum islandicum DSM 4184 encodes:
- a CDS encoding D-2-hydroxyacid dehydrogenase: MLALIVDNVDLLIKERLEKIGIKVDIKPGISREQLLNIIGDYDILIFRGRLRIDREIIDAGTNLKILARYGVGLDNVDVEYAVKRGIAVVSAPRAPTQSVAELTIGLMLAVARRIPLLNAKVKEGEWPKGKYIGIELSGKTLGVLGFGRIGRAVAQIAKGLGMKILASDIVDVSSDVEKLGGRQVSLQELLKESDVLSIHVPLTPDTYRLINADRLALVKDNAILINTSRGEVVDHEALLQHIDRLWGVGLDVLPEEPPKSPYLRKLITHEKVVITPHVGSETYEAMRRLAEELVLNIEEVVSRIRL, translated from the coding sequence ATGTTAGCACTTATCGTAGACAATGTCGATTTACTCATAAAAGAAAGGCTAGAGAAAATTGGAATAAAAGTTGATATAAAACCAGGTATTTCAAGAGAGCAGTTATTAAATATAATAGGAGACTATGATATTTTAATTTTTAGGGGAAGGCTAAGAATAGATCGAGAGATTATTGATGCAGGCACAAATTTGAAAATTTTAGCAAGATATGGCGTTGGGTTAGATAACGTAGATGTTGAATATGCTGTAAAAAGGGGTATTGCAGTTGTTAGCGCCCCTCGCGCACCTACACAGAGCGTCGCCGAATTAACGATAGGTCTTATGCTTGCAGTCGCCCGTAGAATTCCGTTGCTGAATGCCAAGGTAAAGGAGGGCGAGTGGCCTAAAGGCAAATATATAGGTATTGAACTAAGCGGAAAAACTCTTGGTGTCTTAGGATTTGGTAGAATAGGTAGGGCTGTAGCTCAAATAGCTAAGGGCTTAGGTATGAAAATTCTAGCAAGTGACATAGTAGATGTAAGTTCCGACGTGGAGAAACTGGGAGGTAGACAAGTGTCGCTACAAGAGCTTCTAAAAGAAAGCGATGTATTGTCTATCCATGTACCTCTAACACCGGACACATATAGATTAATTAATGCCGATAGACTCGCTTTAGTAAAAGATAATGCCATATTGATAAACACAAGCCGGGGTGAGGTCGTTGATCATGAAGCGTTACTACAACACATAGATAGACTATGGGGCGTTGGCCTAGACGTTTTACCAGAGGAACCCCCCAAAAGCCCCTATCTGAGAAAATTGATAACACACGAAAAAGTTGTAATAACGCCACATGTAGGTTCCGAGACTTATGAAGCAATGAGAAGACTAGCCGAGGAGCTTGTGTTAAACATAGAAGAAGTGGTCTCGAGAATAAGGCTATGA
- a CDS encoding CBS domain-containing protein has protein sequence MVNFSDSVYSVLKVLVELYNKGNTPVKSKDIASALGIHEGYVRNMLSILKSMGLVISKAGPHGGYIPTSKATDMLSRQTFSVPIVSLSNVIGYALDVTLIGLLSDKPLASMRVIGDLTEYIEREVRIGPLPNGLVLIGKIIKADIEALVEITSIVSIPRTSVKNIMTPNPVVAKPDDTIAPYVKLFIEKRYRGIPVVDENGKPIGLLMASKLMETLSLCKLDAKVKDVMVKDPPTIYEDEDIHEAIRLMVAGGIGRLLVVDSEDRLVGIITRTDILRRIATLEQLV, from the coding sequence ATGGTTAACTTTTCCGACTCCGTATATAGTGTATTAAAAGTGCTTGTTGAACTATATAATAAAGGGAATACTCCCGTTAAATCTAAAGATATTGCGAGCGCGTTGGGTATACACGAGGGCTATGTGCGTAATATGCTCTCAATTCTCAAGTCTATGGGACTTGTGATAAGTAAAGCGGGGCCTCACGGCGGGTACATACCTACTTCAAAAGCCACAGATATGTTATCTCGTCAAACGTTCTCTGTGCCTATAGTTTCGCTTAGTAACGTCATCGGATACGCATTAGATGTAACTCTAATAGGTTTGCTGTCAGATAAACCTCTTGCTTCAATGCGCGTTATAGGGGATTTAACAGAATACATAGAACGAGAGGTAAGAATAGGACCTCTTCCTAACGGCTTAGTGTTAATTGGAAAGATAATAAAGGCCGATATAGAGGCGTTGGTAGAAATAACTTCGATCGTCTCTATACCTAGGACATCTGTGAAAAACATAATGACGCCAAATCCTGTGGTGGCTAAGCCAGACGATACAATAGCTCCTTATGTAAAGCTATTTATAGAGAAGAGATACAGGGGCATACCTGTCGTAGATGAAAATGGAAAGCCTATTGGTCTTCTAATGGCTTCTAAACTAATGGAGACTTTATCCTTGTGTAAACTTGATGCTAAGGTTAAAGACGTAATGGTAAAAGATCCTCCAACTATATATGAGGATGAAGACATACATGAGGCAATACGTTTAATGGTCGCGGGGGGTATTGGCAGACTGTTGGTAGTAGATTCTGAAGACAGGTTGGTCGGTATTATAACTAGAACAGATATTCTCAGAAGAATAGCTACTCTTGAACAACTTGTATAG
- a CDS encoding pyridoxal-phosphate-dependent aminotransferase family protein produces the protein MKYLTPGPVQLPKFVIDAMAKQPPFHRDSEFKKLFKSVLDKLHSLYPTRAVVMPGTGTLAVDTMIYNYVNPGDKILALVYGEFGKRAVETAKIRGANVVEIEQDKPPAPDEVEDILRRDREIRALLLIHNETSTGIAYKQLKKLIDITKSYNVLLLVDSVSGFPAEPLPQDIDVVATASHKALLAPPGASILYLSTEPKAETGVPPSMNLRKFIKMLDNLETPYTPPISILFALDVSLSYILELGPKYVDIHRERVEYLYSALKLRPIPPAGLRSFTVTAFYCEKPKEIIAKLKEAGYVISGGMYKYREKSIRIGVMGDITMEDLRRVVDIINRVD, from the coding sequence ATGAAGTATCTAACGCCAGGGCCGGTACAATTGCCGAAGTTTGTAATAGATGCGATGGCAAAACAACCACCGTTTCACCGAGATAGCGAATTTAAAAAGTTGTTCAAATCTGTATTAGATAAACTACACTCATTGTATCCAACTAGAGCCGTAGTGATGCCTGGCACAGGTACTCTAGCTGTTGATACAATGATATACAATTACGTAAACCCTGGGGACAAAATACTTGCGCTTGTCTATGGTGAGTTTGGAAAACGGGCTGTAGAGACGGCTAAGATTAGAGGCGCAAATGTGGTTGAAATTGAGCAAGACAAGCCGCCAGCTCCCGACGAAGTTGAAGACATCTTGCGGAGAGATCGTGAAATTAGGGCTCTGTTGTTGATACACAATGAGACTAGCACTGGTATCGCCTATAAGCAACTAAAGAAGCTTATCGATATTACAAAGTCGTATAACGTCCTTCTTCTTGTAGACAGCGTCTCTGGATTTCCTGCAGAGCCTCTTCCACAGGACATCGATGTTGTTGCGACGGCGTCGCACAAAGCGCTTTTAGCGCCCCCAGGGGCCTCCATCTTATACCTCTCTACAGAACCAAAGGCAGAGACAGGCGTACCTCCTTCTATGAACTTAAGAAAGTTCATAAAAATGTTAGATAATCTAGAAACGCCGTATACTCCACCGATTTCTATACTCTTCGCCCTAGACGTTTCCCTGAGTTATATACTGGAACTAGGGCCTAAGTATGTAGATATCCACAGGGAGAGAGTAGAATATCTATATTCTGCGCTGAAGTTAAGACCTATTCCGCCAGCCGGTTTACGTAGTTTTACAGTAACGGCTTTCTATTGTGAAAAGCCAAAAGAAATCATTGCTAAACTAAAGGAGGCGGGGTACGTCATCTCAGGCGGTATGTACAAATATAGAGAAAAATCAATTAGAATAGGTGTAATGGGAGATATAACCATGGAGGATCTAAGAAGAGTTGTTGATATAATTAATCGTGTGGATTGA